A part of Ziziphus jujuba cultivar Dongzao chromosome 8, ASM3175591v1 genomic DNA contains:
- the LOC107412824 gene encoding CO(2)-response secreted protease: MEEGLTYAFLICNPIIPQEKYRVQTSSQTPHFQSSMTPFLVLVLLFVSLPWHWHLISANTPLPNQIPKHYVVYMGAASSSSVNGDGEEDAQQVAELAYSQMLSSIIPSKESERISVIHNYNHAFRGFSAMLTDYEASVLSGHSEVVSIFADKMLQLHTTRSWDFVEGRAGRLANQKFLDNLSSDVIIGVVDTGIWPESPSFNDEGLGEVPSRWKGVCMAAKDFKKSNCNRKLIGARYYETPLTPKANQSRLSKSSGSPRDSVGHGTHVASTAGGARVANASYFGLARGTARGGLPSTRIASYKACASEGCSGATILKAIDDAVKDGVDIISISIGLTSLDESDYLDDPIAIGAFHAEEKGVLVVCSAGNDGPDPHTVGNTAPWIFTVAASSIDRHFQSSVLLGNGKTYKGFAINFSELSRKKTYPLVFAQDVAANFTPGSEARNCYPGSLDPKKVAGKIVVCAGDDPTVSRRVKKLVVEDAKAKGVIVISEVLNGVPFDSGVFAFTQVNNDAGSQILEYINSTKKPTATILPTVEVPRYRPAPVVAYFSSRGPSRLTENILKPDIMAPGVSILAAMIPKNEPGSVPFGKKPSQFALKSGTSMACPHVSGAAAFIKALRPRWTSSIIRSALMTTASTFNNLGKPFTNSSDYIANPHEVGVGEINPFKALNPGLVFETSTTNYLQFLCFNGYTEKTIKALSSIKFNCPKSSVEEFISNINYPSISISQLNRHEHARVIKRTVTNVGAANSTYIANVQSPPGLVVKVFPEKIIFTKGLKKASFQVSFDGKKAQKGYNFGSVTWSGERYSVRVVFGVNVE, from the exons ATGGAGGAGGGGCTTACATACGCTTTTCTTATATGTAACCCCATAATTCCCCAAGAAAAATACAGAGTACAAACCAGCTCACAAACACCTCACTTCCAATCTTCAATGACTCCTTTTCTTGTACTAGTGCTCCTTTTTGTCTCTCTACCATGGCATTGGCATCTCATCTCTGCTAACACCCCTTTGCCAAATCAGATTCCCAAG CATTATGTGGTTTATATGGGAGCAGCTTCATCATCATCAGTAAATGGAGATGGAGAAGAAGATGCTCAGCAAGTTGCAGAATTGGCTTATTCACAAATGCTCTCCTCCATCATTCCCAG CAAAGAGAGTGAGAGAATATCAGTGATCCACAATTACAACCATGCTTTTAGAGGATTCTCTGCCATGCTTACAGACTATGAAGCTTCTGTCTTATCTG GTCATAGTGAAGTGGTATCAATATTTGCTGATAAGATGCTTCAACTTCACACAACACGTTCATGGGACTTTGTGGAAGGAAGAGCAGGCAGACTGGCCAACCAGAAGTTTCTTGACAATCTCTCAAGTGATGTTATTATTGGGGTTGTAGATACTG GTATATGGCCAGAGTCTCCAAGTTTCAATGATGAAGGACTTGGGGAAGTCCCTTCAAGATGGAAGGGAGTTTGTATGGCAGCGAAGGACTTCAAGAAATCCAACTGCAACAG GAAGTTGATAGGTGCTAGATACTACGAAACCCCACTAACACCAAAGGCTAATCAGAGCCGTCTATCTAAATCCAGTGGGTCCCCAAGGGATTCTGTGGGGCATGGGACCCACGTTGCATCCACTGCAGGGGGTGCAAGAGTTGCCAATGCAAGTTACTTTGGCTTAGCAAGAGGCACAGCAAGGGGTGGGCTGCCTTCCACCAGGATTGCAAGCTACAAGGCATGTGCATCTGAAGGTTGCTCTGGTGCCACCATATTGAAGGCCATTGATGATGCTGTTAAAGATGGAGTTGATATAATCTCTATTTCCATTGGGCTGACTTCCTTAGATGAATCTGATTACTTAGATGACCCAATTGCCATTGGAGCATTCCATGCTGAGGAAAAGGGGGTCCTGGTAGTTTGCTCTGCAGGGAATGATGGTCCTGATCCTCATACTGTTGGCAACACAGCGCCATGGATATTCACTGTTGCTGCTTCTAGTATTGACAGACATTTCCAATCTTCCGTGCTTCTTGGAAATGGGAAGACTTACAAA GGATTTGCCATTAATTTCTCGGAACTCTCTCGCAAAAAGACATATCCACTTGTGTTTGCTCAGGATGTGGCTGCTAATTTTACTCCTGGGTCTGAAGCAAG GAACTGCTATCCGGGATCTTTGGATCCAAAAAAAGTAGCAGGCAAAATTGTTGTGTGTGCTGGTGATGACCCTACTGTTTCAAGGCGGGTCAAGAAATTAGTTGTAGAAGATGCTAAGGCCAAGGGGGTGATTGTGATTAGTGAAGTCCTAAATGGAGTGCCTTTTGATTCAGGCGTTTTTGCATTTACACAAGTTAACAATGATGCAGGGTCTCAGATTCTTGAGTACATTAATTCTACCAA GAAACCAACAGCAACAATCCTTCCAACGGTTGAAGTTCCGAGATATAGACCTGCACCAGTTGTTGCATATTTTTCATCAAGGGGTCCTTCACGGCTTACAGAAAATATTCTGAAG CCGGACATAATGGCTCCTGGGGTGTCCATTTTGGCTGCCATGATTCCCAAAAACGAACCAGGGAGTGTTCCATTTGGGAAGAAGCCGTCTCAGTTTGCCTTAAAATCTGGAACATCAATGGCTTGCCCACATGTGTCAGGGGCAGCTGCATTCATCAAGGCACTTCGCCCAAGATGGACTTCTTCTATAATCCGATCGGCACTTATGACAACAG CAAGCACATTTAACAACTTGGGCAAGCCATTTACAAATAGCTCAGACTACATTGCAAATCCACATGAAGTTGGTGTTGGAGAAATAAACCCATTCAAAGCTCTTAATCCAGGACTAGTCTTTGAAACCTCAACCACAAATTATCTTCAATTCCTTTGTTTCAATGGCTACACAGAGAAGACCATAAAAGCTCTGTCAAGCATAAAGTTTAACTGTCCCAAGTCCTCTGTTGAAGAATTCATCTCCAACATCAATTACCCATCAATCTCCATTAGCCAACTCAACCGCCATGAACATGCTAGAGTTATCAAAAGAACTGTGACTAATGTTGGAGCTGCCAACTCCACCTACATTGCCAATGTACAGTCTCCTCCAGGCTTAGTTGTGAAAGTTTTTCCtgaaaaaatcatatttacCAAAGGTTTGAAGAAGGCTTCTTTCCAAGTCTCATTTGATGGCAAGAAGGCCCAAAAGGGATACAATTTTGGATCAGTTACTTGGTCTGGTGAACGGTACTCTGTCCGTGTTGTTTTTGGCGTGAACGTTGAGTAG
- the LOC107412844 gene encoding histone-lysine N-methyltransferase, H3 lysine-9 specific SUVH1, with translation MEGFDKSRVLDVKPLRCLKPVFPNASQGPPSAPHGFAPFYPFSAPQGSRNPPDLNEENPPPPMHPTFGPIPAPIRSYRNPNHFPEGLNGDVDSTMDTNGDAGFLFARRPSNAKGSVGNDNGSSQGSGSSRRKPKKKREDSESGTLIDLSKGGASSEFPVCISPFNREDGNREMVNYVMLTFDAVRRRLSQIEDTKQSTNAVIKRPDLKAGNILMTKKVRTNMNKRIGAVPGVEIGDIFFFRMEMCVVGLHAPSMAGIDYMSLKGDLQEDPVALSIVSSGGYDDDVEDSDVLIYSGHGGMSSGKEKQAADQKLERGNLALETSLHRANEVRVIRGMKDFNSATTKIYIYDGLYKVKESWVEKGKSGCNMFKYKLERIPGQPGAFTVWRSIQKWKEGLSSRHGVVLQDITSGSESIPVSLVNDVDNEKGPAYFTYFPTIKYPVSFNLVHTSYGCNCNSACVPNDLSCSCIQNSGGDFPFTANGILVSRKPLIHECGPSCRCFPNCKNRVSQSGVKIHLEVFKTKDRGWGLRSLDPLRAGSFICEYAGEVIDKFKLMQNREEIENDEYVFDTSRVCDSFKWNYEPALLGEESSNDANEDYIIPSRLVISSKNVGNVARFINHSCSPNIFWQPILYEHNNQSSIHIAFFAIRHIPPMTELTYDYGVSSSSEADNSNPFRWKKKCLCGSSKCRGHLT, from the coding sequence ATGGAAGGGTTTGATAAAAGTAGGGTTTTGGATGTTAAACCTCTGAGATGTTTGAAGCCAGTATTCCCAAATGCCTCTCAAGGACCACCCTCAGCTCCCCACGGTTTTGCTCCCTTTTACCCTTTTAGTGCACCACAGGGCTCTAGAAACCCACCTGATCTCAATGAAGAAAATCCTCCACCGCCTATGCATCCTACTTTTGGTCCCATACCAGCTCCCATTCGGTCGTATAGGAACCCAAATCACTTTCCAGAGGGGTTGAATGGTGATGTAGACTCAACAATGGATACAAATGGGGATGCTGGTTTCCTGTTTGCCCGGCGACCTTCGAATGCGAAGGGATCTGTTGGGAATGATAATGGGTCTTCACAAGGTTCTGGTTCCTCTCGAAGGAAGCCAAAGAAGAAGCGTGAAGACTCCGAGTCTGGAACACTCATTGACTTGAGTAAAGGGGGGGCTAGCTCTGAATTTCCTGTTTGTATCAGTCCATTTAATCGAGAAGATGGTAATAGGGAAATGGTTAATTATGTGATGCTGACATTTGATGCCGTTCGTAGACGGCTCAGCCAAATTGAAGATACCAAGCAATCTACCAATGCGGTTATCAAGCGTCCAGATTTGAAAGCTGGCAATATTTTGATGACCAAAAAGGTTCGAACAAACATGAATAAGAGAATTGGAGCTGTGCCTGGAGTTGAGATTGGTGACATTTTCTTCTTCCGAATGGAGATGTGTGTGGTGGGATTACATGCTCCATCGATGGCTGGAATAGACTACATGAGTCTCAAAGGAGATTTGCAAGAAGACCCTGTGGCTTTGAGCATTGTTTCATCAGGAGGGTATGATGATGATGTAGAGGATAGTGATGTCTTGATTTATAGTGGTCATGGTGGAATGAGCAGCGGTAAAGAGAAACAGGCGGCTGATCAGAAGCTTGAAAGGGGTAATCTTGCTTTGGAAACTAGCTTGCATCGTGCCAATGAAGTTAGAGTAATTCGGGGTATGAAGGATTTTAATAGTGCAACAACAAAGATCTATATCTATGATGGCCTATACAAAGTCAAAGAATCATGGGTAGAGAAGGGGAAATCGGGTTGCAACATGTTCAAGTACAAATTGGAAAGAATTCCTGGGCAGCCTGGTGCCTTTACAGTTTGGAGGTCAATTCAAAAATGGAAGGAAGGTCTCTCATCGAGACATGGAGTTGTTCTGCAGGACATAACTTCAGGGTCTGAAAGTATACCTGTTTCGCTTGTAAATGATGTCGACAATGAGAAGGGGCCTGCATATTTTACATATTTCCCTACTATCAAGTATCCTGTATCATTCAATTTAGTACACACTTCCTATGGCTGCAATTGCAATAGTGCATGCGTCCCGAACGATCTGAGTTGCTCATGCATTCAGAACAGTGGAGGTGATTTTCCATTTACTGCCAATGGGATTCTAGTGAGTCGGAAGCCATTGATACATGAATGTGGTCCTTCATGTCGATGCTTTCCAAACTGCAAAAATCGAGTTTCGCAGAGTGGTGTAAAGATCCACTTAGAAGTGTTTAAAACAAAGGATAGGGGCTGGGGCTTGCGGTCATTGGATCCTCTCCGTGCTGGTAGTTTTATTTGTGAGTATGCCGGTGAAGTAATAGACAAATTTAAGCTGATGCAAAATAGGGAGGAAATTGAAAATGATGAATATGTTTTTGATACATCCCGTGTTTGTGATTCATTCAAGTGGAATTACGAACCTGCTTTACTGGGAGAGGAGAGTTCTAATGATGCAAATGAGGATTACATAATTCCATCTCGGCTGGTTATTAGTTCCAAGAATGTTGGAAATGTTGCGAGGTTCATAAATCATAGTTGCTCACCAAATATTTTCTGGCAACCTATTCTGTACGAGCACAACAACCAGTCCTCTATCCATATTGCGTTTTTTGCAATCAGGCACATCCCTCCTATGACAGAGTTGACTTATGATTATGGTGTTTCCTCCTCTAGCGAAGCTGACAATAGCAATCCATTTCGTTGGAAAAAGAAATGTCTTTGTGGATCTTCAAAATGCCGGGGTCATTTGACCTGA
- the LOC107412843 gene encoding protein NCA1 has product MTPVCPFVKAARPDDGSSRKPASEPACPVVNSNNKQQQQQQQKVEAKCPFGYDSQTFKLGPLSCMICQALLFQCSKCVPCSHSFCKACVSRFKDCPLCGADIEKIEDNENLQSLVDRFIEGHARIKRPHMDGGGENEEETEKVETQNDKRVIYEDVSLERGAFLVQQAMRAFRAQNIESAKSRLSVCAEDIRDQLGKMGNTSELCSQLGAVLGMLGDCCRATGDAGAAVAYFEESVEFLSKLPKDDLEITHTLSVSLNKIGDLKYYDGDLEAARSFYFRSLNVRRDAIKHDSNASQILDVAVSLAKVADVDRNIRNEDVAVGGFQEAIKLLESLTLKPEEAGLEPRLLSVREFLKSQITEKQADDLTV; this is encoded by the exons ATGACCCCAGTTTGCCCATTCGTGAAAGCCGCTCGCCCAGACGACGGTTCTTCAAGAAAGCCGGCTTCTGAACCCGCGTGTCCGGTTgttaatagtaacaataaacaacaacaacagcaacagcaGAAGGTAGAGGCTAAATGCCCATTTGGGTATGATTCTCAAACATTCAAGCTCGGCCCTCTCAGCTGCATGATATGCCAAGCTCTTCTTTTTCAATGCAGCAAATGCGTGCCCTGTTCTCATTCATTTTGCAA AGCATGTGTATCACGGTTTAAGGACTGTCCGTTGTGTGGGGCTGACATTGAGAAGATTGAGGATAATGAGAATCTTCAGAGTTTAGTGGATCGCTTCATTGAAGGTCATGCTAGAATTAAGAGGCCCCATATGGATGGTGGTGGCGAGAATGAAGAGGAAACAGAGAAGGTTGAGACCCAGAATGATAAAAGAGTGATTTATGAGGATGTTTCTTTGGAGAGAGGAGCTTTCTTAGTCCAGCAAGCCATGAGG GCCTTTAGAGCTCAGAATATAGAAAGTGCCAAGTCAAGACTCAGTGTCTGTGCAGAAGACATCCGAGATCAGTTAGGGAAGATGGGTAACACATCTGAGTTGTGTTCTCAGCTTGGAGCAGTTCTGGGTATGCTTGGTGATTGCTG TCGAGCAACTGGCGATGCTGGTGCTGCAGTCGCTTATTTTGAAGAGAGTGTTGAGTTTCTTTCAAAGCTTCCAAAAGATGACCTGGAG ATTACACATACACTTTCTGTTTCGCTCAATAAAATTGGAGATCTTAAATATTATGATGGAGATCTGGAAGCTGCAAGATCTTTCTATTTCCGGTCTTTAAATGTTCGACGTGATGCTATCAAGCATGATTCAAATGCTTCCCAG ATTTTGGATGTTGCTGTCTCACTTGCGAAAGTTGCGGACGTGGACAGGAATATACGGAATGAGGATGTGGCGGTTGGTGGATTTCAGGAAGCCATAAAATTGTTGGAATCTTTAACATTGAAGCCTGAAGAAGCCGGTCTTGAGCCAAGG CTTCTTTCGGTGCGGGAATTCCTAAAAAGCCAAATTACAGAGAAACAAGCGGATGATCTAACTGTCTAA